A window of the Candidatus Saccharimonadales bacterium genome harbors these coding sequences:
- a CDS encoding glycosyltransferase family 2 protein has protein sequence MFNIYFSNVFGLSAMYKKRLAFYSLLIGSVALTLAIFLFILDTDNIDSNVTVFDEVLYYSKFFWFAGALVAISNFIGLLVFGIPDDINRKNIKALTENGWNKNKKLIVVFVSKGDNYIALERSIITTGRLLEKYHINHRIDVVTDSEVKNKHSHGIAVVYHVVPDQYTTKGGSRYKARALHFVVEKHAEEELHTNNTETWVLHLDEESQLHESALAGIHTFINNPVNANAVGQGEIKYNAHQYGKNILITAMDAVRTGDDLGRFRFQYKIFKKPLFGMHGSFILIPGKLEQMYGFDLGGKGSITEDAYFALKCASEGHDFKWVDGFIQEQSPYSISAIIKQRRRWYCGLMYLAFDRRVKFTSRAAMMLNMLLWTVAWVGPIVTFVNLMFGGYFPLLLIICAALIQGFYVSVYMIGLWHNLEDTTISSLKRIYMFIATFILVPVVNAIEGFSVLYGILKPVKHFDVVHKN, from the coding sequence ATGTTTAATATATACTTTTCAAATGTGTTCGGTCTTAGTGCTATGTATAAAAAACGGCTTGCCTTCTATAGTCTCCTCATCGGATCTGTAGCCTTAACATTAGCCATCTTTCTTTTTATATTGGATACCGATAACATAGACAGTAATGTAACAGTGTTCGATGAAGTTTTATACTACTCGAAGTTTTTCTGGTTTGCAGGTGCACTTGTTGCGATATCGAATTTTATAGGCCTGTTAGTCTTCGGCATTCCAGACGATATCAACCGAAAAAATATTAAGGCCCTTACGGAAAATGGTTGGAATAAAAATAAAAAACTAATCGTTGTCTTTGTTTCAAAGGGGGATAATTATATAGCGCTTGAGCGATCGATTATCACCACAGGAAGATTATTGGAGAAATATCACATCAACCATCGAATCGATGTTGTTACCGACAGTGAAGTCAAGAATAAACATTCTCATGGCATAGCTGTTGTCTACCACGTAGTGCCTGATCAGTACACAACAAAAGGTGGGAGTCGATACAAAGCCAGAGCCCTCCATTTCGTCGTTGAGAAACACGCAGAGGAAGAGTTGCATACAAATAACACGGAGACATGGGTGCTGCACCTAGACGAAGAGAGCCAACTTCATGAAAGTGCCCTAGCAGGCATTCATACATTCATCAATAACCCCGTAAATGCGAATGCGGTTGGCCAAGGAGAAATTAAGTATAATGCTCATCAATATGGGAAAAATATACTCATCACTGCTATGGATGCAGTTCGAACTGGTGATGATTTAGGTCGTTTTCGCTTTCAATACAAAATCTTCAAAAAGCCACTCTTCGGTATGCACGGCTCGTTCATTCTTATTCCAGGTAAACTTGAACAAATGTATGGCTTCGACTTGGGTGGCAAAGGATCAATCACCGAAGATGCTTATTTTGCTCTGAAGTGCGCAAGCGAGGGCCATGATTTCAAATGGGTAGATGGTTTCATCCAAGAGCAGTCTCCTTATTCAATTTCAGCAATTATTAAACAGCGCAGACGTTGGTACTGTGGCCTTATGTATCTTGCATTTGATAGGCGTGTAAAGTTTACAAGTCGTGCAGCTATGATGCTAAACATGCTCCTCTGGACTGTTGCATGGGTAGGTCCTATAGTGACATTTGTAAATTTAATGTTCGGTGGGTATTTTCCGCTCTTACTTATCATCTGTGCCGCTCTCATTCAAGGTTTTTACGTATCAGTGTATATGATCGGGCTATGGCATAACCTTGAGGATACGACAATCTCTTCACTCAAACGAATCTATATGTTTATTGCAACATTTATTCTTGTTCCGGTAGTAAATGCTATTGAAGGCTTTTCGGTCCTCTACGGTATTTTAAAACCAGTCAAGCACTTCGACGTAGTCCATAAGAACTAA